From the Esox lucius isolate fEsoLuc1 chromosome 21, fEsoLuc1.pri, whole genome shotgun sequence genome, one window contains:
- the LOC114835743 gene encoding inner centromere protein-like isoform X2 translates to MAISALEIRYVLLEWTEGEDRGAHSILVLDCVRNFSVKNFLERTEKNEKLVEWRKGRQPWPVHRARIIDVAKFEKTLQIKLRGIEMEKEVTQQTKRPHIPNSKYRDQGQTEKASKKRVDNKKRCPSKYNHEEKEEEEEEDEARHDRPSKNKRASEEEERIGDEEDIVPPSKKKTAAEFRKHLDEQMWERRKLDQMQRNLQELRNEVHSLKNENARLKDIIINQIPQMKSDIAIIAQKTGRTPVEDLDSSFSTFGEMQPTPERRQSPEDSEPFKESPMVTERFRETPQTAATAETSAKTQMEVIKGSGVFCQAEAWKAARLAPSATAMVRNLLLGTFDLETLLKSNLNGGKPTRGDGEQLVALDQIKKAAIIATLLGYCAVRCYIEEVAGSQPRADRHIYQFKAHGAEKINKINSFFFSIQFFVLFLFLFYLIVLK, encoded by the exons ATGGCGATATCAGCGTTGGAGATCCGCTATGTCCTACTTGAATGGACTGAGGGTGAGGATAGAGGGGCCCATAGTATTTTGGTTCTCGACTGTGTCCGgaatttttcagtaaaaaatttTCTTGAAAGGACTGAAAAAAACGAGAAGCTGGTGGAATGGCGAAAAGGCCGCCAACCCTGGCCGGTGCACCGAGCAAGAATTATTGACGTGGCAA AATTTGAAAAAACTCTCCAAATTAAACTGCGTGGGatcgagatggagaaagaagtcacacagcaaacaaaacGTCCTCACATCCCAAACTCAAAGTACCGTGATCAGGGGCAGACTGAGAAGGCTTCAAAGAAAAGG gTTGACAATAAAAAGAGATGTCCTTCTAAATACAACCacgaggagaaggaggaggaggaggaggaggatgaggcgcGTCATGACAGGCCTTCAAAGAACAAG cggGCCAGCGAAGAGGAGGAGCGTAttggggatgaagaggacatagTACCACCCTCTAAGAAAAAG ACAGCTGCTGAATTTAGAAAACACCTGGATGAACAGatgtgggagagaaggaaacttgaccaaatgcaaagaaatttGCAGGAGTTGAGAAATGAAGTCCATtctcttaaaaatgaaaatgcacgtCTGAAAGACATTATCATCAATC AAATCcctcaaatgaaaagtgacatcgCCATTATTGCTCAAAAG ACTGGAAGGACTCCTGTGGAGGATCTAGATTCCTCCTTCTCGACTTTTGGAGAAATGCAACCG actccagagaggagacagagcccAGAGGACAGCGAGCCCTTTAAAGAAAGTCCCATGGTGACTGAGCGCTTTCGAGAGAcaccacag ACTGCAGCAACAGCTGAGACCTCAgcgaaaacacag atggAAGTTATAAAGGGCTCTGGGGTGTTTTGCCAGGCAGAAGCGTGGAAAGCAGCCCGCCTTGCCCCCTCTGCTACTGCCATGGTGCGGAATCTCCTGCTGGGCACCTTTGATTTGGAGACTTTGCTGAAAAGCAACCTGAATg GTGGGAAGCCAACCAGAGGGGATGGGGAGCAGCTGGTCGCACTTGACCAAATTAAAAAGGCAGCCATTATTG CCACATTGCTGGGGTATTGCGCTGTAAG ATGCTACATTGAAGAAGTGGCCGGCAGCCAGCCGAGGGCAGATAGGCACATCTATCAATTCAAAGCTCACGGAGCTGAGAAGATCAACaagataaatagtttttttttttctattcagttttttgtcttgtttttgttcttgttctaTTTGATTGttcttaagtaa
- the LOC114835743 gene encoding inner centromere protein-like isoform X3 → MAISALEIRYVLLEWTEGEDRGAHSILVLDCVRNFSVKNFLERTEKNEKLVEWRKGRQPWPVHRARIIDVAKFEKTLQIKLRGIEMEKEVTQQTKRPHIPNSKYRDQGQTEKASKKRVDNKKRCPSKYNHEEKEEEEEEDEARHDRPSKNKRASEEEERIGDEEDIVPPSKKKTAAEFRKHLDEQMWERRKLDQMQRNLQELRNEVHSLKNENARLKDIIINQIPQMKSDIAIIAQKKTGRTPVEDLDSSFSTFGEMQPTPERRQSPEDSEPFKESPMVTERFRETPQTAATAETSAKTQMEVIKGSGVFCQAEAWKAARLAPSATAMVRNLLLGTFDLETLLKSNLNGGKPTRGDGEQLVALDQIKKAAIIDATLKKWPAASRGQIGTSINSKLTELRRSTR, encoded by the exons ATGGCGATATCAGCGTTGGAGATCCGCTATGTCCTACTTGAATGGACTGAGGGTGAGGATAGAGGGGCCCATAGTATTTTGGTTCTCGACTGTGTCCGgaatttttcagtaaaaaatttTCTTGAAAGGACTGAAAAAAACGAGAAGCTGGTGGAATGGCGAAAAGGCCGCCAACCCTGGCCGGTGCACCGAGCAAGAATTATTGACGTGGCAA AATTTGAAAAAACTCTCCAAATTAAACTGCGTGGGatcgagatggagaaagaagtcacacagcaaacaaaacGTCCTCACATCCCAAACTCAAAGTACCGTGATCAGGGGCAGACTGAGAAGGCTTCAAAGAAAAGG gTTGACAATAAAAAGAGATGTCCTTCTAAATACAACCacgaggagaaggaggaggaggaggaggaggatgaggcgcGTCATGACAGGCCTTCAAAGAACAAG cggGCCAGCGAAGAGGAGGAGCGTAttggggatgaagaggacatagTACCACCCTCTAAGAAAAAG ACAGCTGCTGAATTTAGAAAACACCTGGATGAACAGatgtgggagagaaggaaacttgaccaaatgcaaagaaatttGCAGGAGTTGAGAAATGAAGTCCATtctcttaaaaatgaaaatgcacgtCTGAAAGACATTATCATCAATC AAATCcctcaaatgaaaagtgacatcgCCATTATTGCTCAAAAG AAGACTGGAAGGACTCCTGTGGAGGATCTAGATTCCTCCTTCTCGACTTTTGGAGAAATGCAACCG actccagagaggagacagagcccAGAGGACAGCGAGCCCTTTAAAGAAAGTCCCATGGTGACTGAGCGCTTTCGAGAGAcaccacag ACTGCAGCAACAGCTGAGACCTCAgcgaaaacacag atggAAGTTATAAAGGGCTCTGGGGTGTTTTGCCAGGCAGAAGCGTGGAAAGCAGCCCGCCTTGCCCCCTCTGCTACTGCCATGGTGCGGAATCTCCTGCTGGGCACCTTTGATTTGGAGACTTTGCTGAAAAGCAACCTGAATg GTGGGAAGCCAACCAGAGGGGATGGGGAGCAGCTGGTCGCACTTGACCAAATTAAAAAGGCAGCCATTATTG ATGCTACATTGAAGAAGTGGCCGGCAGCCAGCCGAGGGCAGATAGGCACATCTATCAATTCAAAGCTCACGGAGCTGAGAAGATCAACaagataa
- the LOC114835743 gene encoding inner centromere protein-like isoform X1, with product MAISALEIRYVLLEWTEGEDRGAHSILVLDCVRNFSVKNFLERTEKNEKLVEWRKGRQPWPVHRARIIDVAKFEKTLQIKLRGIEMEKEVTQQTKRPHIPNSKYRDQGQTEKASKKRVDNKKRCPSKYNHEEKEEEEEEDEARHDRPSKNKRASEEEERIGDEEDIVPPSKKKTAAEFRKHLDEQMWERRKLDQMQRNLQELRNEVHSLKNENARLKDIIINQIPQMKSDIAIIAQKKTGRTPVEDLDSSFSTFGEMQPTPERRQSPEDSEPFKESPMVTERFRETPQTAATAETSAKTQMEVIKGSGVFCQAEAWKAARLAPSATAMVRNLLLGTFDLETLLKSNLNGGKPTRGDGEQLVALDQIKKAAIIATLLGYCAVRCYIEEVAGSQPRADRHIYQFKAHGAEKINKINSFFFSIQFFVLFLFLFYLIVLK from the exons ATGGCGATATCAGCGTTGGAGATCCGCTATGTCCTACTTGAATGGACTGAGGGTGAGGATAGAGGGGCCCATAGTATTTTGGTTCTCGACTGTGTCCGgaatttttcagtaaaaaatttTCTTGAAAGGACTGAAAAAAACGAGAAGCTGGTGGAATGGCGAAAAGGCCGCCAACCCTGGCCGGTGCACCGAGCAAGAATTATTGACGTGGCAA AATTTGAAAAAACTCTCCAAATTAAACTGCGTGGGatcgagatggagaaagaagtcacacagcaaacaaaacGTCCTCACATCCCAAACTCAAAGTACCGTGATCAGGGGCAGACTGAGAAGGCTTCAAAGAAAAGG gTTGACAATAAAAAGAGATGTCCTTCTAAATACAACCacgaggagaaggaggaggaggaggaggaggatgaggcgcGTCATGACAGGCCTTCAAAGAACAAG cggGCCAGCGAAGAGGAGGAGCGTAttggggatgaagaggacatagTACCACCCTCTAAGAAAAAG ACAGCTGCTGAATTTAGAAAACACCTGGATGAACAGatgtgggagagaaggaaacttgaccaaatgcaaagaaatttGCAGGAGTTGAGAAATGAAGTCCATtctcttaaaaatgaaaatgcacgtCTGAAAGACATTATCATCAATC AAATCcctcaaatgaaaagtgacatcgCCATTATTGCTCAAAAG AAGACTGGAAGGACTCCTGTGGAGGATCTAGATTCCTCCTTCTCGACTTTTGGAGAAATGCAACCG actccagagaggagacagagcccAGAGGACAGCGAGCCCTTTAAAGAAAGTCCCATGGTGACTGAGCGCTTTCGAGAGAcaccacag ACTGCAGCAACAGCTGAGACCTCAgcgaaaacacag atggAAGTTATAAAGGGCTCTGGGGTGTTTTGCCAGGCAGAAGCGTGGAAAGCAGCCCGCCTTGCCCCCTCTGCTACTGCCATGGTGCGGAATCTCCTGCTGGGCACCTTTGATTTGGAGACTTTGCTGAAAAGCAACCTGAATg GTGGGAAGCCAACCAGAGGGGATGGGGAGCAGCTGGTCGCACTTGACCAAATTAAAAAGGCAGCCATTATTG CCACATTGCTGGGGTATTGCGCTGTAAG ATGCTACATTGAAGAAGTGGCCGGCAGCCAGCCGAGGGCAGATAGGCACATCTATCAATTCAAAGCTCACGGAGCTGAGAAGATCAACaagataaatagtttttttttttctattcagttttttgtcttgtttttgttcttgttctaTTTGATTGttcttaagtaa
- the LOC114835743 gene encoding inner centromere protein-like isoform X4: MEKEVTQQTKRPHIPNSKYRDQGQTEKASKKRVDNKKRCPSKYNHEEKEEEEEEDEARHDRPSKNKRASEEEERIGDEEDIVPPSKKKTAAEFRKHLDEQMWERRKLDQMQRNLQELRNEVHSLKNENARLKDIIINQIPQMKSDIAIIAQKKTGRTPVEDLDSSFSTFGEMQPTPERRQSPEDSEPFKESPMVTERFRETPQTAATAETSAKTQMEVIKGSGVFCQAEAWKAARLAPSATAMVRNLLLGTFDLETLLKSNLNGGKPTRGDGEQLVALDQIKKAAIIATLLGYCAVRCYIEEVAGSQPRADRHIYQFKAHGAEKINKINSFFFSIQFFVLFLFLFYLIVLK; this comes from the exons atggagaaagaagtcacacagcaaacaaaacGTCCTCACATCCCAAACTCAAAGTACCGTGATCAGGGGCAGACTGAGAAGGCTTCAAAGAAAAGG gTTGACAATAAAAAGAGATGTCCTTCTAAATACAACCacgaggagaaggaggaggaggaggaggaggatgaggcgcGTCATGACAGGCCTTCAAAGAACAAG cggGCCAGCGAAGAGGAGGAGCGTAttggggatgaagaggacatagTACCACCCTCTAAGAAAAAG ACAGCTGCTGAATTTAGAAAACACCTGGATGAACAGatgtgggagagaaggaaacttgaccaaatgcaaagaaatttGCAGGAGTTGAGAAATGAAGTCCATtctcttaaaaatgaaaatgcacgtCTGAAAGACATTATCATCAATC AAATCcctcaaatgaaaagtgacatcgCCATTATTGCTCAAAAG AAGACTGGAAGGACTCCTGTGGAGGATCTAGATTCCTCCTTCTCGACTTTTGGAGAAATGCAACCG actccagagaggagacagagcccAGAGGACAGCGAGCCCTTTAAAGAAAGTCCCATGGTGACTGAGCGCTTTCGAGAGAcaccacag ACTGCAGCAACAGCTGAGACCTCAgcgaaaacacag atggAAGTTATAAAGGGCTCTGGGGTGTTTTGCCAGGCAGAAGCGTGGAAAGCAGCCCGCCTTGCCCCCTCTGCTACTGCCATGGTGCGGAATCTCCTGCTGGGCACCTTTGATTTGGAGACTTTGCTGAAAAGCAACCTGAATg GTGGGAAGCCAACCAGAGGGGATGGGGAGCAGCTGGTCGCACTTGACCAAATTAAAAAGGCAGCCATTATTG CCACATTGCTGGGGTATTGCGCTGTAAG ATGCTACATTGAAGAAGTGGCCGGCAGCCAGCCGAGGGCAGATAGGCACATCTATCAATTCAAAGCTCACGGAGCTGAGAAGATCAACaagataaatagtttttttttttctattcagttttttgtcttgtttttgttcttgttctaTTTGATTGttcttaagtaa